AACAACCTCTACGACAATTCAAGATTCATCAACAACAAATCCTTCTACTCACCCACACTTCATTCTCCATTACATCCTACAGTCACGCTAGACCTCACTACACCACAACACTCTTCCTCTTCTTCATTGCCTTCTTTAAATTTCAACAAATACTCCAACTCTTTCCAAAACTTCCCATCCACAAGCCTAAATTTCTCTTCTAATCCATCATTATCATCATCAACTACTCTCAGCATACCCACGGTTTGGGGCAGTGGGTATTCTTCTTATAATCCATATCCTTACAACAATGTGCAATTTGGGACGTCCAACCAAGGAAAAACAGTCCAAAATAGCATGTCCTTAACTGAAACCCTAACGAAAGCGCTTACTTCCGACCCAAGTTTCCAGACCGTGATTGCTGCTGCGATCTCATCCATGGTTGGATCCAACGGGGAGAAACAGATCGTGAATCCTATTAGCAACAATGTTCAGCAAACCGCCACGACGAATAACATCAAAGGATGTGGAAGCTATTTTAGCAGCTTATTGATGTCTAACATAGTAGCAAATAATCAAACGGGTGCGTCTTTGGATCAACCACCGTCGCAACCTCCGTTATCTATGTTCAAGAACTCTTCTTCTTCATCTTCCACGACTAGTTTCGTGAACAAGGAAGAGAAAAGCTAGTAGCTGTATCAAAAGAAACTCCATTGTTAATTTTTGGGGTGTTTTTTTTAATTAGGTGTTGTAGTATTGTATCAGAAGATGTTAATTCTTGTTAGTCCGTTTCTCATAAGTGTTTTTATTTGAGTTAGTGTGGTGCCTATTCATATAGACCAAATTAAATGTACAACTGATGTGAACGTAGTTTAAGCAATGCATTAATATGAAATTCTGAATGCTTTCCTTCTACTTCTAGGTACTCAACCTTAGTGGGCCTAAGAAAATGGGCCTAAATGAGAAATATTCAACGAAAAGGCCCAAATGATTATGTGAGGCTGAGGCACATAGAAACGATTGTGTGTTTGTGCTTATCTTTTAAAAGCTTGATGCAAACCGGTTTTATCTCCTAACTTCTCTACGAATCACCAATTCTTCGCAATTTCCTATTTTTGTCTTCTTTTATCTAATAACATTCAACCTATAAATACTCGCATAGCATTCATCTTTGTTCAGTTCATATTACTTTTAGTTTGTTCCAATAAAAAAAATAAAAAAATCATATTACTTTTAATTTTTTTTTCTTCTTTTTCTTGATCATGGCGAGAGTTTCTATTTTATTATGTTTGGTTATATTGGTTACATTAGGATTTGTGGAAAGTTTGTCATATGCACACGACACGGAAGTGACATCAAAAGATGTGGAGAGTAGTCAGAAAGAGACTGAAGTTGTTCATAAAAGTAAACATGAAGAGAAAGGAGGAGAAAAGGTGAATGATGATCACAAATCCGGTTCTGATGTTGATAAAAAGGACAAAAAGAAAGAGCATGATGTGCATAAAAAGGATGATCATCATGAAAAGAAAGAGCATGATGTGCATAAAAAAGATGATGAACATGAAAAGAAAGAGCATGGTGTGCATAAAAAGGGTGATCACCATGAAAAGAAAGAGCATAAGGTGCATAAAAAGGGTGATCACGAGAAGGATGGTGATAAGAAGAAGAGCGCTCATCATCATAAACATGGTAGTGAGAACGATGATGATGAGGAGGATGATGAAAAGAAGCATAAGGATAAAAAGAAGGGTGAACATGATGACGATGAAGATGAATCTGATACCGATGATGACACTGATGATGACACCGATGATGATGATGACGATGACGATGATGATAAAGATGAGGTTGATGCGGATGATAATGAAAAAGATAATATTGGATTATATGAGCTCAAGAAGGGAAATATAACCATCAAGCTCACAAACTGGGGTGCTTCAATCATGTCTCTTCATTTCCCGGACAAAAATGGTTAGTCAACCAAAATCAAATAACAAAGTCATATTTTATAAACACTTTATTTAAATTTTATCACTAAATTTTCAGGAAAAACTGGTGATATTGTTCTTGGTTATGATAGCGTCAAAAGCTACAAGGTACGTAGAAAAAGTGAAAAAAAAACTTTTTTCCATGTATTTTATATTTTCATGCTTGATGTTATTTTATTATGAATTTTATTTTACTTTTGTATTATGCTACATTAACATACCTTTCAATGGCAAATCAGACCGACAAGGTCTATTTTGGCGCAACCGTGGGACGAGTAGCGAATAGAATAGGAAAGGCCCAGTTCAAATTGAATGGTAAAGAGTACAAGACTACCGCCAACGATGGCAAAAACACACTTCATGGTAAATTAATTATAAGTACTAAAACATAATTAGTTAATTTAATTACGATTTTGAGAGTATAATGATAGATGATTAATTAACATTTTTGTTTAATATAGGTGGAAAGAAAGGGTTTGGCGATGTTGTGTGGGGAGTTAAAAAACATAAGTATGATGGCAAGAAACCTCATATTGTATTCACTTACACAAGTCCTGATGGAGATCAAGGTCTTTTTTCTTTTCAGTTGTTTCATTCCACGCCAAGGCTATTTTGGAAAGTACATTTAATGATTACTAGTTTATTTCTTTTTTGTATCAATAGGGTTTCCCGGAGAAGTCAATGTCACAGTGACTTATAAGCTTGACAAAGAAAATGAATTGAGTGTGGTGATGGAGGCAAAGCCTAAAGATAAAGCAACTCCGATAAACTTGGCTCATCATAGTTATTGGAATCTTGGTGGTCATAACGCTGGAGACATTTTGTCTGAAGAAATACAGATCCTCGGGTCAAGTTACACTCCTGTCGACAGTGAACTTATTCCCACCGGAGAAATATCTCCGGTGAAAGGAACATCGTACGATTTTCTCCAACTCCGTCCTATTAAAGATAATATGAAGGATCTCAAAACAGGGTGAGTACATATACTTTGCGAAAACATAAGTTTAGGTCGATTTTGGAGACTATTAAACATTTATGATCAATCTTAATTATTAAAAGAATTATGGTTTGGAGGCTATAAAACATATGACTAATAGCTCTTTAGAGTTTAGAAGTCAAGACGAATGTTTCATTGTGTTTTGATCGAAACTAGCTCTGTCTAATGGTATATTTGTATTTATTGATTTTTCTTTTCTTGCAGATATGATATAAACTATTGCTTAGATGGTAAAGCTGATAAGATGAGGAAGATCGTGGAACTCGTAGATAAGAAATCTGGGAGAAAAATGGAGTTATCCGGAAACCAACCCGGTTTGCAATTCTATACCGGTGGACTGTTAAAGGACATCAAGGGAAAGAATGGGACGACTTACCAAGCTTTCGCGGGACTATGTCTAGAGACACAAGGTTATCCAAACTCAGTAAATAATCCTAAGTTTCCTTCACAGATTGTTGAACCAGGGAAAACATACAAACACACCATGCTCTTCAAGTTTTCTATTGTTTCATAGAGTGCCTTTGGAACTATAATCAATATTCACCTGACAAAAAAATCAATATTCACAAAGATGAAACTAGATAGATTGTAAGTCTATAATAGCTCTCGATCTTTCAAATTTCATGGAACTATAACGTGTAATTAATTCATCTGTACAAAGTTTATGCATACATTTGTAACACTAGTTTATTTATTTATTTTCTTTTTGTTTTGGTATGCAAAATTCATTTCATAAGTAATCTTTGGTTTTAAAAATATCGTTTCTTTCCCATAACCATATAAAGATCATAGATTAAAAAATTCCATCAATACCTCAAAGGGTTTAATTGTATGTGAGAGACACATTGAATGTCGTCAAAAAAGGAGCCACATTAGCAACTATCAATTTCAAGAAGATGCGCTCACATGCACAAAGTGTTTTCAAGAATCTTGTACGTCTTTTACCAAAAAAAAGAAAGAATCTTGACGTCTTTTTTTATACAAAGCATAGTCTTGGAGAGTTTATTCACTTATTAGCCAATCAAATACAAATTACCTTTTAGGCAGATGTTGAGATGTTGCTCGTGGGAGTGGACTTTCTCGTCTCCCCCCTTAGCTTTTGTTATTTTTCAAACTGTGATTAAGAATAGAATATTCTGAGATTTTTTTGTTTGGTAATTAGAGACCTTTTGAACGAAATAATCAAAGTATATAAGAAGAATGAGTTTATAATTTACCAATTTACAGATGTTGAATGAAATGTGATGTATAGAATCCTTTGCGGATGTTTCATTATTGGCCATCAATTTGTACATTCTGTTGTTCAAAGTTATATGTATACGTACACGTTATTATTAGGTACATTTCACAAGCAATTATATTTAAAATGGTATAAATTAATGTCCTCCACGCTGTGTTTAATGGGAATGTCAGAATTTTTCGTAAGATTTTGTCACAAATGGTGGTATCTGGTAAGGATGAAATATCAATATTTGAATGAAATCTTATTACTTCTAACTTTAAGATCATAGATTAAAATACATTTAAATGCCATTAACGCGGGTCTATTCGTTATGACGGTGTTTACTAATGAAACGATAGAAAACAGAGAATTTAGCAGTTGACCTATCCATTATCATCAACATAAACATGTGCGCTTAACCAAAATTCTAATACAAACCATATAAAATATATGAAGACCCCCATGATCTCACATGCTATCTAGCTATATATATTCCATAAAGTTGCGTATGCAAGTACGTGGGACATATTACGTATGTACGTAAATATGGATCACATCTGAATATATTAGCGAGCGCAGTTGGCAAATGATTTTAGGATCTGATCATAAATTTACTATCTTTCAGTAACTTTGGTCTCACACAAACGATCCGTTACAGATTATTTGGTGAAAAGTTCGCTCGGATGCTTTGTCGTATTAAAAAATTGGATGCAACACCAAACGGAGTAACGAACACTGCGTGGGTTCAAAACAAATAAATGTATATTGTGTATTTTAAAATGATGCGGCTAAGCTAAAACTTTCACAGTCGCAAGTTTTGAGTTTTCTGTGGGAAGTGAAGTGGTGGTGGCAGTGAGGTCACATGGAGAGCCCACAAAGAAGAGAAATATTCGGTACTCTGTTTGTTTTCTTGTATAATGATAAAATATATGAATATTGCATTTTAGCATAGTTTTAAAATTAAACCCAAAAGCATCCAAAGATCCGAAAAGCTAGCTAGATGAATGAACGATTCTCCTAAACACTGTTTCAAATCTGTTCTCTTCCTCTCTCTCATCTGCCAGAGTACCAGTTAGGCATTTACCACTATCATTATTATCTACAATTGTCAAATAATAACTTCCTTCCATATTACATGTTCCTCTTCTGGTCTTGTAATATTCTAAATTTACTAAAATAATTTTGGAAATTTTACCGAAATAATTAATTAGGTTAAAAAGTGGATGGAAAATATCAGATATAATAAAATACTTCATGGCATTTGGTCAAAAAAATATATATGTTTCATGACTATGTTGTGTCGAACTGTCAATGACAGAGCTGGAACCCCACTCGAAAGCACATGCATCTGATTTATTCTCTTTATTCTTTTATCAATTTTTGTTTGTCAATTATGCATTTCAACTTCTCAAGTTTGTCACAATATTAACTTAGCAATTACTATTAATCAATACTGGCAAAAATCTCTAGTTATATATTTCAACTAATAAGTAGTGATCATTCAGAAATAATTTAATAAGTAATGGGTTGTTATATAAGATACATATACTTGATCTCAAAAAATATTAAGGAAGACACAAAATTCCATTTATTAAACAAGAAGTTATCATTCTAAAAAATTGTTGAATATCCTCTCTATACACCCCACTTTCTACAAACCCAAAAGAAACAGCAAAAGAGAGAAAAAAAAAACGATGCAATGTCATTTGATACAATAACAAATAATTTCAATACTCAAATTAAAAAAAAAAAATCAACGAAAATTTCTTTTGATGATGGTAATGATGATATCATGAGGATGTTGATCAGGATTATGATGTTCTTCTTGGACGATATAATCAATTGAAATGATGATGATTGTGATGTTGTTGTTGCTGGTCAGGCCATGCCCAATAACCAGCCGACGTCGTTTCATCAATACCATTGAACATATTGCAAAATCCTTGATCCTGAACCATCTGATGTTCAATATGAGCCGAGGTCGTGCTCGTTGTCACAGATCGAATTGTAGAAGGGAAAAGATCTTTCAACCCCTCTGAACTATTATTATTATTTTCCGTGCTTTCATTGTTGCTCCATGAAGCTTCTGCTGATTCTCTCTTGATCTTTCCTGACTCTTTAAGGTCTTGTTTCTTCAATGCTACAACCTGTTTTTGTGTGTACCAATATCACCACACGTAAACTTAAGTTAGTGGAGAAATTTATTCTCGCATAAATTTATTAATTTGTTAAATACTAAAATAACTTATCGTAAATGTCAACTCCACAAGCACATGGGAATTTTATTAATTTAAAATTTATGTACACAAGAATCTTATTTTAAAGAAATAAAAAAATAATGTATCTTTAATGTTATTTTGACAAACATCTTTGCGTTGGATCAAGAGCCTGTCAACAATCTAATTGCATTTTATATTACATATACTCCGTGTTAATCCATGAAGAATTTCTTTTAGTAAATGCTTGATGAATGATAGTAATTCATGATTAATCATATACATATGAACCTAGTTATATTCATAGTCTAGTGGCTTGTTAAAAACTTGCGTATCATTTTTAATTTTATTTTATGTTACATTCATCTCATTTTTATCGAAAATCTTTAGCTTTTGGAATTTACGTGATGAAATATAAAATATACCTCAGCATGGAGTTTCTTGTTGTGGGCTTGAAGAGAATCATTGTCCGATTTCAAAACATCGAATAGTTGCTTGAGAGAATCATAGTCTCTCTGAAGCTGCTTTGTCTTCCACCTAGCTCTCCTGTTCTGAAACCATATCGCAATTTGCCTAGGCTGCAACCCTAAGGCCTTAGCAAGCTGCATCTTCCTCTCAGGCTCCAGCTTGTTCCCTAGCTCGAAGCTCTTCTCTAATGCCCTAACTTGCTCTAAATTAAGCCTCTTCTTCTTCTCTCCCAACATCATATGGGACCCATCATCTGATAGATTGTCTTCATCTCCCACCTGGTCCTGATCATTCATGTTCATCGTGGTCGGGCTTTTTTGAGTTAGATGATGGTGATCTGATACTCCCGTGAACGACATTGATCTGTTCATCATGTAGTTTCCTCCTCCTCCTACACTCAAAAAAAGAAGGTAAAATCAAGTTCAAAATCCAGACTAATCTCCTAACATGTATTCATTATGTGAATTCCGCAGTGATGAGAGTCCATAAAAGGTTTACAACTCCAAATCATTATTTGGTAGTCTTTAACCTTTTTCACACTATTATATACATGTGTAATTGTGTATATGTATAGAGATGAGGTACTTACCGTAGAAAAGATGAGGAGGGCAAGAAGAGAGAGAGGTAGGGGAAGGCAAGTGATGAGCATTGTCTTCATGAAGTTGCTGAAACATGAATCCATGCTGTGGAAAGGCCATCTCCAATCTCAGTCCTTCTTGACTATTAACAATATTGTTCTTTTCCTCCTCATACATATACATATAAGTATATGTTACACACGCACAAAGCCCACCAAATGATTAACTCTTCCTAGGAATTGTTATTAGATCAAGGACTTGTTTGGAGGATCTTGAAGTTCTCTTGTTGGGGATAGTTTGGTGAGAAGGAGAAAAAGAATGATGAAGAGATCAGTTCATGAGAGGTTTGTATAGGACCCACCCTTTTATACCATTTAGGCTCTAGGGCATATGCTGATCTTTCTTTTGATCTAATTTGTATACGACACTTGGGAAAATTTAATTTAAAAATGTTAAATACCACATGGATCTTTGACATATACATTTTCCACTTCATTTATGCACTGTTTAATTTTGTGATATTAAGATACAACTTAGCTTATACATACATGTACAACTTTTTCTGTGTGCACCATACACATACAACCTCTGTTCTAAAACTCGGCCGCCTAGCCGATTCAGCGGCCGAGTAAACGCTCAACGGTGACCAAGCGTAGCGGTTTGAAGCTATGCGGTCAAAAAATTGGATTTGAAAAAAAAAATTGAAGTTTTGCTCATTTTGACCTAGAAATCGAATAATATCTCTAATATCAATGAAATGTTAGCAAAAACAAAAAAAAACTATGAAAATTGCTTCTAAAACCGTTAAAGTACCGAGCTTTCGGGTCTGAAACTGCAGAAAACCAGAAACAGAAGGAGGAAGAAGAACGGTAAATGACATGTTTGCCCTTCATTAAAGAAAAAATATTAAAAAAGGAAAAAGACGCACCCTCCAAGCGTCGAACATGTGTTGTCGCGTTCTTTTAGAGACGCCATGTTTACTTTACTACATAATCATTGAAATATGTTGTATATAACAAAAACAACGCGCCGATTAATTGGCCGCTTTATCTCCGATTTATGATTTGGCGCTAGGCCCTACCCAACCGTACGCGTTACGCCTAGCGAGTTTCCGAACAGAGCATACAACTATGAAACCACCTAACACAGTGGATTTGACATTTTTTTAATTACATTTACTTTGCCACCCAGTTAAAATCCTTAGGATCACTGTCAGCGCGGGTCGAGTTTGGGCTATGTATCTTCTTCGAAAAAATTAGTTATAAATTGTGTATGATTAAATAAATTCAGATCAAAAGATAAATAATCAATGTTAATTTTTGAACTCTTTCCTAATTTTTAAGATGTACTCATATCCATAATTGGTACTATTTACAAACCTGTAATCTTTTAAGAATAGAAGCCAAAAATAAGCAAAAATAATGACACACATTACGCTTAATCCTCGAATATAGGCGTAGTATCAGGAAAATTGCCATCAATACTAATAGTGTTGGGAGAGTTGGAGTGGTATGCTGGACTAAATTCGTTTATTAAGGCAATTAACTAACATAAATGAATATAAATAACAAATCAATCATTCATTAATCATACTATACTTCTCGAATTTCTCACTGTAATCTGTACGTACAAGGTTTGGGACTTGATAGTGCGTAGATCACCGTTATATTCTTGAATTTATCAACTATTAGGTTTTACGTACCGTCGCATATTTATATTAAGTTTCTTAAAATGTTTGAATGCTTTTTACAATCGCTGACTCAATGGTTTTCGGAAGAACATTCCACAGTAGACCTTAAAGGCACGTGGATTCTCCTCACCGGGTAAATGCGTTCACACGATGCACACCGACCTAGACCTATGTATGTTCTAAGACCATCTCCAATGTATTCTCTTATTTTTACCTTTAAAATAGAGCATACTCATCTCTATTATCTCTAAAATAGAGATGAATTTCTCTCCAATGTATTTATCTATTTTTGCCTCTATAAAGGAATATTCTCAAAAAATTATATTTTAATTTTACAAAAGATATATTTTGTTTATAAAAGTTGATAACTAACCCTATTTATTTTTAACTTTTAAAATATTTTCATAAACTTATGAATTTTTTTAAACTAAAGTTTTGTTAAAAGACTATTATGTAAATAAAAATTGTTATTATACTCCTACAAAAACTGTATTTCTCTATAAATATAAATATTTTGGTTACAACTATAAAAATTTAAAAGTTAAAGGACTATAATAGAGGAATGATATGCTTTCCTCTATAAATAGAGGAAAAATAACAATCTCTATTTTAGAAGTGGAAATAGAGATGAGATGGAGCACTTTTACCTCTATTATAGCATATACAGGTGAAAATAGCGAGGGATTGGAGATGCTCTAACAACCAAACGTATAGCCTTTAATTATTATTCAGACTCATGGTAATCAATACTCAGTAGTAACTCAATTATATCAACAGAAAAACATAAACCATTTCAAACATGTAAGTTATAACAAAACTATAGTATAATTATAATTAAAGTTTGGATCAAAATAAATATGTTAACATAACTACTGAAATTGTATATATATATATATATATATATTTATTTTTTTTTGCACTCGACCTAAATATTTTCTAAATATATTTCTATAACTCATATTGTAAAGATAAAAAGCTTATATGAATTTCCGCTAAAGATATAAACAAGAAAAAGTTGTTATAAAATACAGTTGAGTTAGCTATTAATGGATACTTTTTCTAAACCACTCAAACTTAAATAAAAGTCGTTTTACTTTTCAAATTAGATTTTCATATATTTTCAATTTGGATCAGACTAGTTTGGATTACCCGAGTAAAAAAAGATTTTTGACTATAATGATATTAGAAATGTGTTTTTTTCTGAACTGTATGTTAGTAGAAATGTTGATTGAGTTGAAAAAATGATGATTGAGATGCTCTTTCTTTCACTCTACTATATTTTGTTGGTAAGAGTCTTTATGAGTATCTAAGGTATATGAGAAAAAGATATAAGACCCGTCACTAATGTTTTCCAGTTCTCCTATCTATGTGGTATTGTGGTGGCTTTAGCAGTATCAAATTATATTTAAAATTTGATCTTATTTGTTAGTATATGTTAGTATTTAGGAACGGGTCCTACAGTATAGTGTCACAGACCTGTCCTACAACAAGGTCTTTCACATGCTTGTATAAGGAAGATTTGAGAGTATTAACACCTATCTATCTATCCTCTTTGGCAATATGCTTTTGTTGCAGAAAATTATTGAATGCTTTTAGATGTTACTATAAAGAAAAATCTAAATACATGATCTGAAGCTTCTCCAACTAGCTCCACTCCACTGCTCCCATGTGCTCTGCTTCTTTTCTACCTCTCTGCTTCTCTCTTGGGACACTTAACTCTCCAATCTCTATTTCAATAAAAATATTTGATGGGTTTATATTATATATATATATATATATATATATATATATTTTTTTTTTGTATTTTTCATCTGGTTTTACAGAATTAAGAAAGGAATATATGAGATCCAATTACAAAGCCTACTCCCAAAGAAACTGGCAATCACCAGACACCCAGACAAGCACGAAACCATCAAAAAGTTTATAGAGACTGAAAAAACAACTCGTTGGCAAACAGAAGGCCGACCAAAAATTACATTTACCTCGAAAACTTTTTGTTATAGACTTTTATCACCTTTGACCAAAAAAAAAAGACTTTTATCACCGCGGAACAAAAACTAGAAACTTTGTCAAAGAAACTAGAAACTTTGTCAAAGAAACTAGAAACTATTTTACAATAAATATAAAAAATTTATTTATATTTATAAAATCAAAATAGCTTACAAACTTTATTTTTTTAATTTTTAAATAAGTCAAACACAAAAATACGCACTCAAGTACACAAAACCGCACCTCTTTACGTGTATTGTAATTGTAAGTGCGGATTTCACTTTTGAAGTGTATCATAACTGCATCGGTTTGTGTGAACGGATTTACTTTTTGTCTACGGAAAAATCAAAAGAGTCTACGTAATGTTGATTGTGTAACATTTGGGGTTTTGTAAGAAGTTGCAAAATACCGCACCGCATTTAAGTCACCATTCACGGGTACAATCCTGTATGAGGACTGACTATTTGTTGCTAAAAAAAAGAGGACTAACTATTTATCACTTTCAAGAGATACATATTAGTATTGAAAAAGGTTGGGGAAAAAACACAAAACAATTACTAAGTATTTTTGTTTTTGTGCACTAAACAATTTACCAAGGCTTCGAATGTTTTAATCCGCCATGCACTGCACCGCAGTTAACAGTGACAAAAATCTTTACATATACCATATATTTATACCGCTTGTGTCGCACCGCTCATTAATCAGCTGTCCCGCACCGCTCACCATTCGGGAGCTTAAGTATTCCATTCAAATTCTAGTTTGTGCGTGAAAGTAGTGGAGGAAAAAAAAATTTGTCAACAGTGCACCGGGCTGAAAACAATTGAGCCAGTGTGCTTTGACTGTCCCCCCCCCCCCTTGACAATTACTAAGTATTTTTGTTTTTGTGCACTAAACAATTTACCAAGGCTTCGAATGTTTTAATCCGCCATGCACTGCACCGCAGTTAACAGTGACAAAAATCTTGACATATACCATATATTTATACCGTTTGTGTCGTACCGCTTGTTTATTTCCTTGTCGCGTGAGAGTTATGGGCCTCATTATTGAGCCCTTGAGAGACTTAGTAAATC
The DNA window shown above is from Brassica oleracea var. oleracea cultivar TO1000 chromosome C3, BOL, whole genome shotgun sequence and carries:
- the LOC106332802 gene encoding aldose 1-epimerase; the protein is MARVSILLCLVILVTLGFVESLSYAHDTEVTSKDVESSQKETEVVHKSKHEEKGGEKVNDDHKSGSDVDKKDKKKEHDVHKKDDHHEKKEHDVHKKDDEHEKKEHGVHKKGDHHEKKEHKVHKKGDHEKDGDKKKSAHHHKHGSENDDDEEDDEKKHKDKKKGEHDDDEDESDTDDDTDDDTDDDDDDDDDDKDEVDADDNEKDNIGLYELKKGNITIKLTNWGASIMSLHFPDKNGKTGDIVLGYDSVKSYKTDKVYFGATVGRVANRIGKAQFKLNGKEYKTTANDGKNTLHGGKKGFGDVVWGVKKHKYDGKKPHIVFTYTSPDGDQGFPGEVNVTVTYKLDKENELSVVMEAKPKDKATPINLAHHSYWNLGGHNAGDILSEEIQILGSSYTPVDSELIPTGEISPVKGTSYDFLQLRPIKDNMKDLKTGYDINYCLDGKADKMRKIVELVDKKSGRKMELSGNQPGLQFYTGGLLKDIKGKNGTTYQAFAGLCLETQGYPNSVNNPKFPSQIVEPGKTYKHTMLFKFSIVS
- the LOC106332636 gene encoding homeobox-leucine zipper protein HAT7-like; this translates as MYMYEEEKNNIVNSQEGLRLEMAFPQHGFMFQQLHEDNAHHLPSPTSLSSCPPHLFYGGGGNYMMNRSMSFTGVSDHHHLTQKSPTTMNMNDQDQVGDEDNLSDDGSHMMLGEKKKRLNLEQVRALEKSFELGNKLEPERKMQLAKALGLQPRQIAIWFQNRRARWKTKQLQRDYDSLKQLFDVLKSDNDSLQAHNKKLHAEVVALKKQDLKESGKIKRESAEASWSNNESTENNNNSSEGLKDLFPSTIRSVTTSTTSAHIEHQMVQDQGFCNMFNGIDETTSAGYWAWPDQQQQHHNHHHFN